One genomic region from Pyxicephalus adspersus chromosome 1, UCB_Pads_2.0, whole genome shotgun sequence encodes:
- the TSR1 gene encoding pre-rRNA-processing protein TSR1 homolog translates to MAVGDKQVAHRPGAFKQQNKAHKTGRHRGRGAQDRENKGRVPAKVLSKKIKKDLGKLDRRHKANQIRRQRKDAVLSEKRHLGSKDGPPHLVVVVALHSRTTTNNLLGLVKGNEDEILQQDEGNSRQFALVCPKQKQRWCFVEANKDDLHSLLDLAKVADTLLFVLDPQEGWDSYGDYCLSCLFAQGLPSYVVAVQGLNEIPIKKKTDVKKHLSKVIEKRFPDAKLFSLDTAQEAAILLRQMATQKQRRLAYRNRRSYILAHKADFQPSDDTGLVGTLKVSGYVRGQELSVNGLIHLVGHGDFQMSQIDAPTDPYPLNPRVHKGKAKKGQDVEMADETNNAEMEEDVKVLMKANLSTQESLQTEVVPDPMEGEQTWPTEEELREAENALKENVKIQKRVPKGTSNYQAAWFLDDEESDVKDESEEEDDDDDEDDDMDDEQEDEMDEAVSEEEDSAEEAEEESETVTIPDSTRDDKYDENLDEAEEEQMLEKYKQERQDEMFPDEVDTPRDQLARTRFQKYRGLKSFRTSPWDPKENLPRDYARIFQFHDFFRTRKRVFRELEEEKDEGAMVGWYVTVHVSGVPVSVMEHFKQGVPLVMCSLLPHEQKMSVLNMLVKRHPGNTEPVKAKEELIFHCGFRRFRASPLYSQHTSADKHKSERFLRSDTAVVVTVYAPITFPPASVLMFRQRNNGMHDLIATGSLLNVNPDRMIIKRIVLSGHPFKIMKKTAVVRYMFFNREDVLWFKPVELRTKWGRRGHIKEPLGTHGHMKCHFDGQLKSQDTVLMNLYKRVYPKWTYDPYIPLPVTWVKNEVEIDPAEVEMD, encoded by the exons ATGGCGGTGGGAGACAAGCAAGTGGCCCACCGGCCAGGGGCCTTCAAACAGCAGAATAAAGCACACAAGACTGGTAGACACCGAGGCCGGGGAGCGCAGGACCGGGAGAATAAAG GACGTGTCCCTGCAAAAGTACTaagtaaaaagattaaaaaagatcTTGGCAAACTGGATAGAAGACATAAAGCCAACCAGATTCGTAGACAGAGGAAAGATGCT GTTCTTTCGGAGAAACGTCACCTAGGAAGTAAGGATGGACCACCACATCTTGTAGTAGTGGTTGCTTTACATTCTAGGACAACTACAAACAATCTTCTAGGGCTGGTAAAGGGTAACGAGGATGAAATTTTGCAGCAAGATGAAGGAAATAGCCGCCAGTTTGCTCTTGTCTGTCCTAagcagaagcagagatggtgttTTGTTGAAGCAAACAAAg ATGATCTGCATTCCTTGCTGGACCTGGCTAAAGTGGCTGATACCCTCCTCTTTGTTCTGGATCCTCAGGAAGGATGGGACAGTTATGGCGATTACTGCTTATCCTGTTTGTTTGCTCAAGGCTTGCCCAGTTACG ttgTTGCTGTGCAAGGTTTGAATGAAATTCCAATAAAGAAAAAGACGGATGTAAAGAAACACCTAAGCAAAGTAATTGAGAAGAGATTTCCTGATGCCAAGCTCTTCAGCCTTGATACAGCACAGGAGGCTGCGATACTCTTAAGACAGATGGCCACACAAAAGCAAAGACGTTTGGCGTACCGTAACCGCAGATCATACATTTTGGCACACAAAGCTGACTTCCAGCCTTCTGATGACACTGGCCTAGTGGGAACATTAAAAGTGTCTGGTTATGTGAGAGGACAGGAACTCAGTGTCAATGGATTGATTCACCTTGTTGGCCATGGTGATTTCCAGATGAGTCAGATTGATGCCCCTACAGACCCTTACCCATTAAACCCTCGTGTCCACAAAGGCAAGGCAAAGAAAGGACAGGATGTGGAAATGGCG GATGAAACTAATAACGCAGAGATGGAAGAAGATGTGAAGGTTCTAATGAAAGCTAATCTGTCCACACAAGAATCTCTACAGACCGAGGTGGTTCCTGACCCTATGGAGGGGGAGCAGACATGGCCCACTGAGGAGGAGCTCAGAGAAGCAGAGA atgctttaaaggaaaatgtgaaaatcCAGAAAAGGGTTCCTAAAGGTACATCCAACTATCAGGCTGCCTGGTTTTTGGACGATGAGGAAAGCGATGTAAAAGACGAGagtgaggaggaggatgatgacgatgatgaagatgatgatatGGATGATGAGCAAGAAGATGAAATGGATGAAGCAGTTTCCGAG GAGGAAGATAGTGCTGAAGAAGCAGAAGAGGAAAGTGAGACAGTGACTATCCCAGACAGCACTCGGGATGACAAGTATGATGAAAACTTGGATGAGGCAGAGGAAGAACAGATGTTGGAGAAGTACAAGCAGGAGCGGCAAGATGAAATGTTTCCAGATGAGGTAGACACTCCACGCGATCAGCTGGCCAGAACCAG GTTCCAGAAGTACCGGGGTTTGAAAAGCTTCCGTACATCACCATGGGATCCGAAGGAAAATCTTCCTAGGGACTATGCTCGCATCTTCCAATTCCATGACTTCTTCAGGACCAGAAAACGTGTTTTTAGAGAACTTGAGGAGGAGAAGGATGAAGGTGCCATG GTTGGATGGTACGTTACGGTACATGTAAGTGGAGTACCAGTCTCTGTAATGGAGCACTTCAAACAGGGAGTACCACTTGTCATGTGTTCTCTTCTTCCTCATGAACAAAAG ATGTCTGTGTTAAATATGCTGGTGAAAAGACATCCTGGGAACACCGAACCAGTAAAAGCCAAAGAAGAGCTGATCTTCCATTGTGGATTCCGACGTTTCCGGGCATCACCCCTGTACTCGCAACACACATCTG CGGACAAACACAAATCGGAACGTTTCTTGCGCTCTGATACTGCTGTGGTTGTTACTGTATATGCTCCCATCACCTTCCCACCTGCATCAGTATTAATGTTTAGGCAACGCAATAacg GGATGCATGATTTGATTGCCACTGGTTCCCTGCTGAATGTAAACCCAGACAGGATGATAATCAAGAGAATCGTTCTTAGTGGTCATCCATTTAAGATCATGAAAAAAACAGCTGTAGTCCGCTACATGTTCTTCAACAGAG AGGATGTACTGTGGTTTAAGCCAGTAGAGTTACGTACAAAGTGGGGTCGACGGGGACATATCAAAGAACCTCTAG GAACACATGGCCACATGAAGTGTCATTTTGATGGACAGCTGAAGTCACAGGACACAGTACTAATGAACTTGTATAAGCGGGTTTATCCTAAATGGACTTATGACCCATACATACCTCTTCCAGTGACTTGGGTGAAGAATGAGGTTGAGATTGACCCAGCAGAAGTGGAAATGGATTGA
- the SRR gene encoding serine racemase yields MMTSTYCVTLKDVQEAHKRIHNLVHVTPALTCSSLDALAERKLFFKCELLQKTGSFKIRGALNAVQSLPTDTRKAVVTHSSGNHGQALALAAKMMGIPAHVVVPRTAASCKKAAISGYGAVIVECDPTDESRTAVAAKTVETTGGILVHPNQDPAVIAGQGTIGLEVLKQVPAVEALVIPVGGGGMLSGIAVAVKTIKPDVRIYAAEPLNADDCYRSKVNGVLTPNPQPPTTIADAVKTSIGPNTWPIIRDLVDDVFVVTEEEIKQATQLVWERMKLLIEPTAGLGLAAVLSRRFQETAQDIQNICIILCGGNLDMSSLDWV; encoded by the exons ATGATGACTTCCACATACTGTGTTACACTAAAAGATGTGCAGGAAGCTCACAAGAGAATCCATAATTTGGTCCATGTAACTCCAGCCTTGACTTGTTCCAGTCTTGATGCACTCGCTGAACGTAAGCTGTTCTTTAAATGTGAACTTCTACAGAAGACCGGGTCTTTCAAG ATTCGAGGTGCATTAAATGCAGTGCAGAGTCTACCAACAGACACACGTAAGGCAGTTGTGACTCATAGCAGTGGCAATCATGGACAGGCATTGGCCTTAGCAGCAAAAATGATGG GCATTCCAGCACATGTGGTGGTCCCACGGACAGCTGCATCATGCAAGAAAGCTGCAATATCTGGTTACGGTGCTGTAATAGTGGAATGTGATCCTACAGATGAA tcCCGAACAGCAGTGGCAGCAAAGACTGTAGAGACAACTGGAGGTATTTTGGTTCATCCAAATCAGGATCCAGCTGTCATTGCGGGTCAGGGAACCATTGGACTTGAAGTTCTAAAGCAG GTGCCAGCAGTGGAGGCCTTGGTCATACCAGTCGGAGGAGGTGGCATGTTGTCAGGAATAGCTGTTGctgtaaag ACAATTAAACCAGATGTAAGAATATATGCAGCTGAACCCCTTAATGCAGATGACTGCTATCGCTCAAAGGTGAATGGTGTTTTAACGCCAAATCCTCAGCCTCCAACAACTATAGCAGATGCTGTGAAGACTAGCATTGGACCTAACACATGGCCAATTATAAGAGACCTTGTGGATGATGTGTTTGTAGTCACCGAAGAAGAAATTAAG CAAGCAACGCAGTTGGTGTGGGAGAGGATGAAGCTCTTAATTGAACCCACAGCTGGTCTTGGTTTGGCTGCTGTCCTTTCCAGACGTTTTCAAGAGACAGCACAAgatatacaaaacatttgtataattCTTTGCGGAGGCAACCTGGACATGAGCAGCTTAGATTGGGTATAG